The Chryseolinea soli genome contains a region encoding:
- a CDS encoding MFS transporter: MDQRDLKQLFSIPVIVAALGYFVDIYDLLLFSIVRIPSLTSMGVATPADLQTQGEYLISFQMAGLLTGGIIWGIMGDKRGRLSVLFGSILLYSLANIANGFATNVEQYRWLRFIAGIGLAGELGAGVTLVSETLPTHLRGYGTTIIASVGLMGAVVGNFLSKAFAWQTSFFIGGAMGLLLLIARVSVFESGIFLKTKTMQIQRGNFWQLFTNRSRFLKYMGCIFIGLPIWFAIGILITFSPEFARTLGIEGTISAGDAVMYSYIGLAVGDMASGSISQWVGSRKKIVMVFILLTLAFFCLYLFMPVHTTTFFYFTCFLLGVGIGYWALFVTIAAEQFGTNLRSTVATTVPNFIRGTVIPLAMIFNYLRGQVGPIHGALIIGVTTIIIAFIALGAIDETFGRDMNFEEID, from the coding sequence GTGGACCAAAGAGATCTGAAACAACTTTTTAGTATCCCCGTCATCGTAGCAGCGCTGGGTTACTTTGTTGATATCTATGACTTGTTGCTGTTCAGCATCGTGCGGATCCCAAGCCTCACATCGATGGGTGTTGCCACGCCCGCCGATCTGCAAACGCAAGGCGAATACCTGATCTCTTTTCAAATGGCCGGACTGCTGACCGGCGGCATCATCTGGGGCATCATGGGCGATAAGCGCGGACGTCTTTCCGTATTGTTCGGTTCTATTTTGTTGTATTCACTGGCCAACATTGCCAACGGCTTTGCCACCAATGTGGAGCAATATCGATGGCTTCGTTTTATCGCAGGCATTGGTTTGGCGGGAGAGTTGGGTGCGGGTGTCACGTTGGTTTCCGAAACGTTGCCGACCCATTTGCGCGGATATGGCACGACGATCATCGCTTCGGTTGGATTGATGGGTGCTGTGGTAGGCAATTTTCTCTCGAAGGCCTTTGCCTGGCAAACTTCCTTTTTTATCGGGGGTGCCATGGGCTTGTTACTTTTAATCGCACGCGTGAGTGTGTTTGAATCCGGTATTTTTCTGAAGACAAAGACCATGCAGATCCAGCGCGGAAACTTTTGGCAACTGTTCACCAACCGCAGCCGCTTTCTGAAATACATGGGATGTATTTTTATCGGACTACCCATCTGGTTTGCCATTGGCATTTTGATCACCTTCTCGCCGGAGTTTGCGCGTACGCTGGGAATAGAAGGTACCATATCGGCGGGTGATGCCGTGATGTATAGCTACATCGGCTTGGCCGTGGGCGACATGGCCAGCGGCTCTATCAGTCAGTGGGTCGGATCGCGAAAAAAGATCGTGATGGTTTTCATTCTCCTGACCCTGGCGTTCTTTTGCTTGTATTTGTTCATGCCCGTGCATACCACAACCTTCTTTTACTTCACATGCTTTTTACTCGGGGTGGGGATCGGCTACTGGGCATTGTTTGTGACCATTGCCGCCGAGCAGTTTGGCACCAATTTGCGCTCGACGGTGGCCACAACGGTACCCAATTTTATTCGAGGCACCGTGATTCCGCTGGCCATGATTTTTAATTATTTGAGAGGCCAGGTAGGCCCTATTCATGGCGCGCTGATAATTGGTGTGACAACAATTATTATCGCTTTTATTGCCCTGGGAGCAATTGACGAGACCTTTGGACGCGATATGAATTTTGAGGAGATAGACTAG